TTGCCAAGGGGCAAAAGAAAGCCCCGGTTCTTGCCGCACTTCTGAAGGACCGGAAGAAGACCAAGATCTTCCACTTCGGACGGTTCGACATCGCCGTTCTCCATCACGCGCTCAACATTGCCTGCGAGCCGGTGTTCTGCACCAAGATCGCCTCGCGGCTGACCCGGACCTATACGGACCGGCATGGTCTGAAGGACAATTTGCGCGAACTGCTCGATATCGATATTTCCAAGCAGCAGCAGTCTTCCGATTGGGCCGCAGACGAGTTGAGCGAGGCGCAGCTGGAATATGCCGCTTCGGATGTCCTTTACCTTCACGCCCTGCGCGACCGACTGACGGAGAGGCTGGAGCGGGACGGGCGGGTCAAGCATGCCGATGCCTGCTTCAGGTTCCTGCCGACGCGCGCCCGGCTCGACCTGATCGGCTGGGATGAAACCGATATCTTCGCCCATAGCTGAACCAAGGCCTGTCTCGCAATTTTGAATGGCGGCGGGCGGGCCCTATACTGCGGATCATCACCAGCCGCTGAAGCGGAGGGCAGGCACTGTCCGTGGACAAAAACAACAAACAAGAGACCAGGCCGCGATTCCCGACGGTCGAGGCCCTGACGCAGTGGATGATCGACGGCGCGCGGCCAAGCGCCGATGCGCGCGAGATCATTACCGGCATATGTGACGGGCTTGTCGGACTCGGCGTCCAAATCGACCGGTTTGTCCTCTTCATCTATACGCTGCACCCCAATCTCCTCGGCACCCGGTTTCGCTGGATCAAAGGCCAGGGCGTCGACATCAGCCATGCGCAGCTCGGTACATTCAACCAGGAGATCTACACGTCCAACCCCCTGCCCCGCGTCGTCGAAAAGCAGGTCACGATACGCCGGCATCTGGAACGGCCGGACTGTCCGGAAGACTACATTATTGTCGGTGAATTGCGGGAACAGGGCTTTACCGACTATCTGGCCCAGCCGCTGATCTTCACCACCGGCGAGACCAATGTGTGCACCTGGTCATCGGCGCAGAAGGGCGGTTTCAGCGAAGACGATCTGGAGATTTTACGACGTGTGAATCCACCGCTCGCCCGACTGACCGAGACCTATATGCTGCGACTCAATTCGGCTGTGCTTTTGTCGACCTATGTCGGCCGCAACAGCGGAACGCTCATCCGGGACGGAAAGGTTCATCGCGGCGACGGGGAGGAAATCACCGCTGTTATCCTGTTTGTCGATCTGAAGAACTTCACCCAGCTCTCGAACGAAAGGACCGGACCGGAGCTGGTCGCACTCCTCAACGACACATTCGATCAACTGGTGCCGCCGGTTACGGCCAGAGGCGGGGAAATCCTGAAATTCATGGGTGACGGGTTCTTTGCGATCTTCCCCTATGAGGACGAGGAAGGCCTTGCCGCCATGACGGGAGCGGCAATGGATGCGGTTTCGGAAGGGATGGAAACCCTGGCCGAAAACCCGACCGGGGATGCCGTGTCGTTTCGCACGGCGCTCCATTGCGGCACCTTTCACTATGGCAATATCGGCGGCGGCGACCGGCTCGATTTCACAGCCATCGGACCGCCGGTCAACTATACGGCAAGGCTGCTTTCGGCGGCGGCAGACCTTGGCTGCGACAATGTCGTCTCGGACGCGCTTGCACGCTATGCACCGGAGCGCTGCGACGTCGCCGGCTCCTCAGAGCTCAAAGGGTTCGAAGGCGAGCAGACGATCTGGCGTTTCCGCTAGGCGCGAAAACAAGTCCGGTCATTCCAGCATCAGCACTTCCGTAGAGGCGCTGCGGCCGCGCAGGATCAAAGGCCCGTGCCGGTGCAGCCGGGCCAGAGCCGTTGCCGTTTCCGCGGGGCTTTCGGCTTCAGCCGCCTCGACCAGCGCGGTGCTGACAACACAGCGACAGCCGATCTCCCGATTGGCCTGCTCCAGACGGCTTGCCACGTTGACCGTATCGCCGAGAACGGCAAATTCCATGCGCCGGCTGGTTCCGATGTCGCCCAGGATGATGGTCCCGTAGTGCACGCCGACCGCCAGTTCCAGATCTCCGGCGTCGGTTCCCTGTTTGGATTCCTTCCACAGCCGGAAGACATCGGCCATTTCAACCGCCGCGGTCAGCGCGTTGACGGCATCGCGGTCGGTCGGTTCGGGCGTTCCGAAGGTCGCCATCAGGCCGTCGCCGATGAACTTGTCCAGCGTGCCGTCATGTCGAAAGACCGTATCGGCCAGCAATTCGTGAATCTGCCTCAGTACGCTGATGGTTTCCTGCGCCGGGCGGTCCTCTGCCCAGTTGGTAAAGGAGATCAGATCGGCAAAGAGAACTGCTGCCTGATGTTCACGCGGCTGCGACAGGGGGTTCGTGCGGGTCGCCAGGAGATCAACCGTTTTGCGGGGGAAATAACGTGCGAGGTTTGTCCGCTCGCTCGCGAGCGCGGCCTGCCGCAGGGCAATCGCTCGAGAGCGGGAAACCGCCAACGCCAAAAGGCCTGCGGTCAAGAGCAGGACAATTACCTCCTGGAGCCTGACGCCAAGGTCAATAAAATGCGGATCGGCCATGGTTTGCAGCAGCACCTCGCGATCCTCGCCCACCGGCGGCGCAGTGATCGCTCCAGGCAGACTGGCGAGTATGGCCACACCGATTGACCAGCTCAAAGCAGCCGAAACCCCACCCCAAAGGACCACACCTGGCCGATAGAGGTATGCAAGCACTGCCAACAGCACGAAGAAATAGATGAAATTTCCGAAACGCAGACTGTATTGCGGCGGCAGGTCGAAGGGGATCAGCGGATTCGGATAAAGGAGCACAAACGACAAAAGTGCAAAATCGGCAAAGACAAATGCGTAACGATGCCATTCCCGGCGCCATGGCGCTCTCTCCGCGCGATAGGCGCCAATGCCAAGAAGGACAAACAGAACCATCACGGGGTAATACATCAGCGGCCCCGGCCAGGGAGCCAGTATCGTCGATAGTATGGCAATAACCGCAAGAGCCAGCATCCGGCCCCATAGAGCCACCTTCTGCGCCGCCAGCTCTTCCGTCCTGAATGTCGGATTGCTGTCGCCGTGATCTGTTTGCGTCGTTGTCTGCGCCATATACGGCCACCCATCTCCGGACATTCGGCAAGCCTAAAGAAATGTACGATGCGTTCCCATTTCAAGGTTCTCGCACCGATTCAAGGCAAATACAGTGTCATGGCCCCCTCTCCGCGCTGCGATCGTCATGACGTCCGGCATGTCTTCATAATATCGTCATTGCGCACCCGGCGGCGCTTAAAACTATTACATGCCAGCACCTTGCATGATATGCTGGACTCTTGAAGTTTTTCTTTGGGCGATCAATGAACGACGTGACCGCGCAGGCGATGTACTCGATGAGGCCGATGGGGGCCGACGATATTTCTGTGATGGCCGAATGGTTCGCGGATTTTGAGGATATTGCCCTTTTTGACCGGAGCCTGCCGGTTCCTGTCGGGCCGCAGGCAGTTCTTGAAAGCTGGAAACCGGCCCTTGAGCTCACGGACCCGCCGACATGTCTTTGGTATGTCGCGCAATGTGCGCAGGGCAAGCCGACGGGGATCGGCGGCCTTCAGAAGATCAACTATATTCACGGCGACGCCGTGCTGCCGATATTTGTCGCGCGGCATGCGCGCGAAAACGGCCTGGCTACGGCGATGACGATCGAATTGCTCGATCTTGCTTTTCAGCACTTGCGGCTTCACCGGGTCACAACGCTTTATCGCGATGACCATGAAACCACAGCCCTGCTCACCCGGAATCTGGGATTTCAGGAGGAGGGCCGGGTACGCGAGGGCTGGTATGCGAACGGGCGGCATTACGACGTGGTTCAGGTCGGCATATTGAACAGCGAATGGAGTGCCAAACGCGTGGGCGCGCGTGCGGAGTTCAATCAGAAAAACAAGGTCAGGATCAAACTGGAGGCAATACCGACGTGACGAAGGGCAGGGCATGAGCGACGTGCAGCAAACGCGGTTCAAGAGCCGGCTTTCGGCCATCTTGTTTGCGGATATGGTCGGCTACAGCCGGATGATGGCTGAGGATGAAATGGCCACGACCATGGCTGTGAAGTCCTGTGTCGAAATGTTTTCGGCACTCGCAGGCGATTTCTCCGGCAAGGTTATCGGGACCAATGGCGACGGTGTTTTTCTCGTCTTCGACAGCGCCGTCGATGCGGTCTCTTTCGCCGTCGAAATCCAGAACCGCATCCGCGAGCAGAACCAGGGCGTCAGCGAGAACAAGCAAACACTCTTCCGCATCGGCATCAATCTCGGCGAAATCATCATCGACGAACTCGATCTGCACGGCGACAGCATCAATATCGCCTCGCGTATCGAATCCTTCGCACAGCCGGGACGCATCTGCATCTCCGGCACCGTCCATGATCAGGTCAGCAAAAAGCTCTCCTTCGGCTACGAATATCTGGGGGCTCAGGAATTCAAGAATATCAGCGAGCTGGTGGATGTGTTCCAGGTTCATGAAGACCCTGCTGCCGCCACGCTGACCACCGGCATGCGGCGCCCTGCCCGCAGTTCCGAATATGTGCGCCCGGAAGCCAACAAGGAGCAGTCCATCGTCGTGCTGCCCTTCGGTTTTCAGGGCAACGATCCGTCGGAAAGCTGGTTTGCGGACGGGCTGGCCGACGATGTCACCACCAACCTGTCCCGGTTCCACGATTTCTTCGTGATCGCCCGCGGCTCGGCCCATGTCTACAACGACCGCAGCATCGCAGCGCGGGATGTCGCACGCGAGCTCGGCGTGCGTTACGTGGTGGACGGCTCGGTGCGTAAATCCGGGCCGCGCATACGCGTGGCGCTGCAATTGATGGACGCCAAGCGCGACCGGACGATCTGGGGCGAACAGTATAATCGCGAGATTGAGGACATTTTCGATCTGCAGGATGAAATCACGCAGGTCATCGTCTCCGCCACAGCGGTGCAGATTGAGGCCTCGGAGCTCGACCGGGTGCGGCAACAGCCGCCGACAAACCTTGCCGCCTACGGGTTCGTCCTGCAGGGCCAAAGTCATATTTTCCGCTATACGCAGGAAGAGGTTGCCCGCGCCCGCGAGCTTTATGACAAGGCTCTGGAAATCGACGCTGCCTATGCCCGTGCGCTGGCTGCAAAGTCGCGGACGCTGAATATTGACTGGCGCTATGGCTGGACGGATGAGCCGGACAGGGCGCTGGACGATGCCCTGCATCTGGCCCGCCAGGCGGTTGATTTCGACAATGCCGATGCACGCGGCTTCGGTGAGCTTGGTTTTGCGCATCTCTACCGCAAGGAGCATGACGCGGCGCTCAACGCCTATGAGCGGGCGCTGCGGCTTAATCCCAACGATGCGGACCTGATGTCGGATATGGCCGACGCGCTGGCACATAGCGGCCGGTCGGAGGAAGCGGTGGCCATGCTGCACAAGGCCATGCGTCTCAATCCCTTCTACCCGGACCAGTACATCTGGCATCTGGGCGGGGCCTATTTCAATCTGGAGCGCTATGACGATGCGATCCGCACGATCCAGACCATGCAGAACCCGACCGAGGGCCGCCGGCTGCTCGCGGCAAGCTACGGCATGCTCGGACGCACTGCGGAGGCGGAGGCGGAGGCGCGAAAGGTGCTACAGGCCCATCCGAATTTCAGCGTCGATGCCTGGGCGGCCGTGCAGCCGGACAAGTTCGAAGAGGACGTCGCCCGCTTTGTCGACGGGCTGAAAAAAGCCGG
This portion of the Hoeflea prorocentri genome encodes:
- a CDS encoding GNAT family N-acetyltransferase, which encodes MNDVTAQAMYSMRPMGADDISVMAEWFADFEDIALFDRSLPVPVGPQAVLESWKPALELTDPPTCLWYVAQCAQGKPTGIGGLQKINYIHGDAVLPIFVARHARENGLATAMTIELLDLAFQHLRLHRVTTLYRDDHETTALLTRNLGFQEEGRVREGWYANGRHYDVVQVGILNSEWSAKRVGARAEFNQKNKVRIKLEAIPT
- a CDS encoding adenylate/guanylate cyclase domain-containing protein, whose translation is MDKNNKQETRPRFPTVEALTQWMIDGARPSADAREIITGICDGLVGLGVQIDRFVLFIYTLHPNLLGTRFRWIKGQGVDISHAQLGTFNQEIYTSNPLPRVVEKQVTIRRHLERPDCPEDYIIVGELREQGFTDYLAQPLIFTTGETNVCTWSSAQKGGFSEDDLEILRRVNPPLARLTETYMLRLNSAVLLSTYVGRNSGTLIRDGKVHRGDGEEITAVILFVDLKNFTQLSNERTGPELVALLNDTFDQLVPPVTARGGEILKFMGDGFFAIFPYEDEEGLAAMTGAAMDAVSEGMETLAENPTGDAVSFRTALHCGTFHYGNIGGGDRLDFTAIGPPVNYTARLLSAAADLGCDNVVSDALARYAPERCDVAGSSELKGFEGEQTIWRFR
- a CDS encoding ribonuclease D; the protein is MTIRLHKGDISEADAAHYQGDIAIDTETLGLKPHRDRLCVVQLSPGDGTADVIQIAKGQKKAPVLAALLKDRKKTKIFHFGRFDIAVLHHALNIACEPVFCTKIASRLTRTYTDRHGLKDNLRELLDIDISKQQQSSDWAADELSEAQLEYAASDVLYLHALRDRLTERLERDGRVKHADACFRFLPTRARLDLIGWDETDIFAHS
- a CDS encoding tetratricopeptide repeat protein; amino-acid sequence: MSDVQQTRFKSRLSAILFADMVGYSRMMAEDEMATTMAVKSCVEMFSALAGDFSGKVIGTNGDGVFLVFDSAVDAVSFAVEIQNRIREQNQGVSENKQTLFRIGINLGEIIIDELDLHGDSINIASRIESFAQPGRICISGTVHDQVSKKLSFGYEYLGAQEFKNISELVDVFQVHEDPAAATLTTGMRRPARSSEYVRPEANKEQSIVVLPFGFQGNDPSESWFADGLADDVTTNLSRFHDFFVIARGSAHVYNDRSIAARDVARELGVRYVVDGSVRKSGPRIRVALQLMDAKRDRTIWGEQYNREIEDIFDLQDEITQVIVSATAVQIEASELDRVRQQPPTNLAAYGFVLQGQSHIFRYTQEEVARARELYDKALEIDAAYARALAAKSRTLNIDWRYGWTDEPDRALDDALHLARQAVDFDNADARGFGELGFAHLYRKEHDAALNAYERALRLNPNDADLMSDMADALAHSGRSEEAVAMLHKAMRLNPFYPDQYIWHLGGAYFNLERYDDAIRTIQTMQNPTEGRRLLAASYGMLGRTAEAEAEARKVLQAHPNFSVDAWAAVQPDKFEEDVARFVDGLKKAGL
- a CDS encoding adenylate/guanylate cyclase domain-containing protein produces the protein MAQTTTQTDHGDSNPTFRTEELAAQKVALWGRMLALAVIAILSTILAPWPGPLMYYPVMVLFVLLGIGAYRAERAPWRREWHRYAFVFADFALLSFVLLYPNPLIPFDLPPQYSLRFGNFIYFFVLLAVLAYLYRPGVVLWGGVSAALSWSIGVAILASLPGAITAPPVGEDREVLLQTMADPHFIDLGVRLQEVIVLLLTAGLLALAVSRSRAIALRQAALASERTNLARYFPRKTVDLLATRTNPLSQPREHQAAVLFADLISFTNWAEDRPAQETISVLRQIHELLADTVFRHDGTLDKFIGDGLMATFGTPEPTDRDAVNALTAAVEMADVFRLWKESKQGTDAGDLELAVGVHYGTIILGDIGTSRRMEFAVLGDTVNVASRLEQANREIGCRCVVSTALVEAAEAESPAETATALARLHRHGPLILRGRSASTEVLMLE